A single genomic interval of Mycolicibacterium sp. MU0053 harbors:
- the dnaJ gene encoding molecular chaperone DnaJ, with amino-acid sequence MARDYYGLLGVSKGASDSELKRAYRKLARELHPDVNPDEEAQARFKEISAAYEVLSDPEKRRIVDLGGDPLENGSGNGGFAGGFGGLGDVFEAFFGGGGAARGPVGRVRPGSDSLLRMRLDLTECATGVTKQVTVDTAVLCDRCHGKGTNGDSKPIACDTCGGLGEVSSVQRSLLGQVMTSRPCPTCRGIGEVIPDPCHHCGGDGRVRARRQISVKIPAGVGDGMRVRLAAQGEVGPGGGPAGDLYVEVHEQPHDIFVRDGDDLHCTVEVPMVDAALGTTVTVDAILDGPVEITIPAGIQPGSVTTLRGHGMPHLRSGVRGDLHAHIEVVVPTKLEPADTDLLRQLKENRSRDVAEVRSAHAAGHTNGGGIFSRLRETFTGR; translated from the coding sequence GTGGCACGCGACTACTACGGTCTTCTCGGCGTGAGCAAGGGCGCCAGCGATTCGGAGCTCAAGCGCGCCTACCGCAAGCTGGCCCGGGAGCTGCATCCCGACGTCAATCCCGACGAGGAAGCCCAGGCCCGGTTCAAAGAGATCTCGGCGGCCTACGAGGTGCTGTCGGATCCGGAGAAGCGGCGCATCGTCGACCTCGGCGGTGACCCGCTCGAGAACGGGTCGGGCAACGGCGGATTCGCCGGCGGGTTCGGCGGCCTCGGCGACGTCTTCGAGGCGTTCTTCGGCGGCGGTGGCGCCGCGCGCGGACCCGTCGGCCGGGTTCGGCCCGGCTCCGATTCGCTGCTGCGGATGCGGCTGGACCTCACCGAATGCGCGACCGGCGTGACCAAGCAGGTCACCGTCGACACCGCGGTGCTGTGCGACCGCTGCCACGGCAAGGGCACCAACGGCGACTCCAAGCCGATCGCCTGTGACACCTGCGGCGGGCTGGGCGAGGTCTCCAGCGTGCAGCGCTCCCTGCTCGGCCAGGTGATGACCTCGCGGCCGTGTCCCACCTGCCGCGGCATCGGCGAGGTGATTCCCGACCCGTGCCACCACTGCGGCGGCGACGGCCGGGTGCGCGCCCGCCGGCAGATCAGCGTCAAGATCCCCGCCGGTGTCGGCGACGGCATGCGGGTGCGACTGGCCGCCCAAGGCGAGGTCGGCCCCGGCGGCGGCCCGGCCGGCGACCTGTACGTCGAGGTGCACGAGCAGCCGCACGACATCTTCGTCCGCGACGGCGACGACCTGCACTGCACCGTCGAGGTGCCGATGGTCGACGCGGCGCTGGGCACCACGGTCACCGTCGACGCCATCCTGGACGGTCCCGTCGAGATCACCATCCCGGCCGGTATCCAGCCCGGTTCGGTCACCACCCTGCGCGGACACGGCATGCCGCATCTGCGCTCGGGGGTGCGCGGCGATCTGCACGCCCACATCGAGGTCGTGGTGCCGACCAAGCTGGAACCGGCCGACACCGACCTGCTGCGTCAGCTCAAGGAGAACCGCAGCCGCGACGTCGCCGAGGTCAGGTCCGCGCACGCCGCCGGGCACACCAACGGCGGCGGGATCTTCAGCCGGCTGCGGGAAACCTTCACCGGCCGCTGA
- the mbtG gene encoding NADPH-dependent L-lysine N(6)-monooxygenase MbtG encodes MTGTLAIIGAGPKAVAVAAKAAVLRQMGVPVPDVVAVERSAVAANWLPAGGWTDGHHRLGTGPEKDVGFPYRSSLVPRRNGELDEQMMRYSWQSHLVATGQFAEWIDRGRPAPAHRKWAQYLRWVADAVGMNVVRGEVAGIGMDGRRWALTTEETTISADAVMVTGPGQPERSILPGNPRVLSIAEFWHRAAAHERISAKRVVVIGGGETAAAILNELFAHRVSTITVISPQVTLFTRGEGFFENTLFSDPTHWSGLTLAERKDAIARTDRGVFSARVQDALLADDRIRHLRGRVAHAVARDEQIRLTLHTDRGGESLETVHGFDLVIDGSGADPLWFTELFNQDALDLIELSLGGPMTGERLQESMGYDLAVSHLAPKLFLPNLSGLNQGPGFPNLSCLGLLSDRVLGANLTDNADRVSRRSCEHQPLR; translated from the coding sequence ATGACCGGCACGCTGGCAATCATCGGCGCCGGACCCAAGGCGGTCGCGGTGGCCGCCAAGGCCGCGGTGCTGCGTCAGATGGGCGTCCCGGTGCCCGACGTCGTCGCGGTGGAACGCAGCGCGGTGGCCGCGAACTGGCTGCCGGCCGGCGGCTGGACCGACGGACACCACCGGTTGGGCACCGGCCCCGAGAAGGACGTCGGCTTTCCGTACCGGTCGTCGCTGGTGCCCCGGCGCAACGGCGAACTCGACGAGCAGATGATGCGCTACAGCTGGCAGTCGCACCTGGTGGCCACCGGGCAGTTCGCCGAGTGGATCGACCGCGGCCGCCCCGCCCCGGCGCACCGCAAATGGGCGCAGTACCTGCGCTGGGTGGCCGACGCCGTCGGGATGAACGTGGTGCGCGGCGAGGTCGCCGGCATCGGGATGGACGGCCGGCGCTGGGCACTGACCACCGAGGAGACCACCATCAGCGCCGACGCGGTGATGGTGACCGGGCCTGGCCAGCCCGAGCGGTCCATCCTGCCCGGCAATCCGCGGGTGCTGTCCATCGCCGAGTTCTGGCACCGCGCCGCCGCGCACGAGCGGATCAGCGCCAAGCGGGTGGTGGTGATCGGCGGCGGCGAGACCGCCGCGGCGATCCTGAACGAGCTTTTCGCGCACCGTGTTTCGACCATCACCGTGATCTCGCCGCAGGTGACGCTGTTCACCCGCGGCGAGGGGTTCTTCGAGAACACGCTGTTCTCCGATCCCACGCACTGGTCGGGCCTGACGCTGGCCGAACGCAAGGACGCGATCGCCCGCACCGACCGCGGGGTGTTCTCCGCGCGCGTGCAGGATGCGCTGTTGGCCGACGACCGCATCCGGCACCTGCGTGGTCGGGTGGCGCACGCCGTCGCCCGCGACGAGCAGATCCGGCTCACGCTGCACACCGACCGCGGCGGCGAGTCGCTGGAGACCGTGCACGGCTTCGACCTGGTGATCGACGGCTCCGGCGCCGACCCGTTGTGGTTCACCGAACTGTTCAACCAGGACGCGTTGGATCTCATCGAGTTGAGCCTCGGCGGACCGATGACGGGGGAGCGGCTGCAGGAGTCGATGGGCTACGACCTGGCCGTCTCGCACCTGGCACCGAAGTTGTTCCTGCCCAACCTGTCCGGACTCAACCAGGGACCGGGCTTTCCGAACCTCAGCTGCCTCGGACTGCTGTCCGACCGCGTGCTGGGCGCCAACCTGACCGATAACGCCGACCGCGTGAGTAGGAGAAGCTGTGAGCACCAACCCCTTCGATGA
- a CDS encoding type II toxin-antitoxin system VapB family antitoxin: MIFKGVRDGKPYPEHGLTHRDWSKIPPRQIRLDELVTTTTVLALDRLLSEDSTFYGDLFPHAVKWQGIVYLEDGLHRAVRAALRNRTVLHARLFDMDVLAPA, from the coding sequence ATGATTTTCAAAGGCGTCCGGGACGGCAAACCCTACCCCGAGCACGGCCTGACCCACCGGGACTGGTCGAAGATCCCGCCGCGGCAGATTCGTCTCGACGAGTTGGTGACGACCACCACGGTGCTCGCCCTGGACCGGCTGCTCTCCGAGGACTCGACCTTCTACGGCGATCTGTTTCCGCACGCGGTCAAGTGGCAGGGCATCGTCTACCTCGAGGACGGCCTGCACCGCGCGGTGCGGGCGGCCCTGCGCAACCGCACGGTGTTGCACGCGCGGCTGTTCGACATGGATGTGCTGGCCCCGGCCTGA
- a CDS encoding MbtH family protein, which translates to MSTNPFDDDNATFLVLINDEEQHSLWPSFADVPAGWRSVFGESTRAQCLAYIEAHWADIRPRSLREAVG; encoded by the coding sequence GTGAGCACCAACCCCTTCGATGACGACAACGCCACGTTCCTGGTGTTGATCAACGACGAGGAGCAGCACAGCCTGTGGCCGTCGTTCGCCGACGTCCCCGCGGGTTGGCGCAGCGTCTTCGGCGAGAGCACCCGCGCGCAGTGTCTGGCCTACATCGAGGCGCACTGGGCCGACATTCGTCCGCGCAGCCTGCGCGAGGCCGTCGGCTAG
- a CDS encoding PhoH family protein, translated as MTPSETTAAPASSVSAGTSVKSSINVPPDYIVGLLGSADENLRVLEHSLAADLHVRGNAVTLSGEPADVALAERVVTELIAIVGSGQTVTPEAVRHSVAMVTGSEDASPAEVLTLDILSRRGRTIRPKTLNQKRYVDAIDANTIVFGIGPAGTGKTYLAMAKAVHALQTKQVNRIILTRPAVEAGERLGFLPGTLSEKIDPYLRPLYDALHDMMDPEAIPKLMSAGVIEVAPLAYMRGRTLNDAFIILDEAQNTTPEQMKMFLTRLGFDAKIVVTGDVTQVDLPGGARSGLRAAIDILDDIDDIHVAELTSADVVRHRLVSDIVDAYARAGANDSVGNRAPRRARR; from the coding sequence GTGACGCCCAGCGAGACAACCGCCGCTCCCGCCTCGTCAGTATCTGCGGGCACCTCGGTGAAAAGCAGCATCAATGTGCCACCCGACTACATCGTGGGCCTACTGGGCTCCGCCGATGAGAATCTGCGGGTACTGGAACACAGCCTGGCCGCCGACCTGCATGTGCGCGGCAACGCCGTGACCCTCTCCGGTGAGCCCGCCGATGTGGCGCTGGCCGAGCGGGTGGTGACCGAACTGATCGCCATCGTCGGCAGCGGTCAGACCGTGACCCCGGAGGCCGTGCGGCACAGTGTCGCGATGGTGACCGGTTCCGAGGACGCCTCCCCGGCCGAGGTGCTGACCCTGGACATCCTGTCCAGGCGCGGTCGCACCATCCGGCCCAAGACGTTGAACCAGAAGCGCTACGTCGACGCGATCGACGCCAACACCATCGTGTTCGGCATCGGGCCGGCGGGCACCGGCAAGACCTACCTGGCGATGGCCAAGGCGGTCCACGCCCTGCAGACCAAGCAGGTCAACCGGATCATCCTGACCCGGCCCGCGGTCGAGGCCGGCGAGCGCCTCGGGTTTCTCCCCGGCACCCTGAGCGAGAAGATCGATCCGTACCTGCGGCCGCTCTACGACGCACTGCACGACATGATGGACCCCGAGGCCATCCCGAAGTTGATGAGTGCCGGGGTGATCGAGGTCGCACCGCTGGCCTACATGCGTGGTCGCACGCTCAACGACGCGTTCATCATCCTCGACGAGGCGCAGAACACCACGCCCGAGCAGATGAAGATGTTCCTGACCCGGCTGGGGTTCGACGCCAAGATCGTCGTCACCGGCGACGTCACCCAGGTGGACCTGCCCGGCGGGGCTCGGTCCGGGCTGCGGGCCGCGATCGACATCCTCGACGACATCGACGACATTCACGTCGCCGAACTCACCAGCGCCGACGTCGTGCGCCACCGGCTGGTC
- a CDS encoding 16S rRNA (uracil(1498)-N(3))-methyltransferase, translating into MSHALFYLDQVPDVGDVAVVEGDEGFHAATVRRLRPGERIVVGDGAGELADCVVDGTAKREVRATVLARRSVAPARPAVTVVQAIPKSERSELAVELATEAGADEVVAWQAARCVARWDGDRADKGLRRWRAVARSAARQSRRAFIPPVSGPLNTAALVERVSSSDVVLVLHEAAGALFTELTEPPLAQADSIMLVIGPEGGITDDEIAALAAAGARAVRLGPTVLRTSTAAAVALGALGALTPRWG; encoded by the coding sequence ATTTCGCACGCACTGTTCTATCTCGATCAGGTCCCCGACGTCGGGGACGTCGCCGTCGTCGAGGGTGACGAGGGATTTCACGCCGCCACCGTGCGGCGCCTGCGACCCGGTGAACGCATCGTGGTCGGCGACGGCGCCGGGGAGTTGGCGGACTGCGTGGTGGACGGCACCGCCAAACGGGAGGTGCGCGCCACCGTGCTGGCGCGGCGGTCGGTGGCGCCCGCGCGTCCGGCCGTGACCGTCGTGCAGGCCATCCCCAAATCGGAGCGCTCGGAGCTGGCGGTGGAGTTGGCCACCGAGGCCGGCGCCGACGAAGTGGTGGCCTGGCAGGCCGCGCGCTGCGTGGCGCGCTGGGACGGGGACCGCGCAGACAAGGGGTTGCGCCGGTGGCGCGCGGTCGCGCGGTCGGCGGCCCGGCAGTCCCGTCGCGCCTTCATCCCGCCGGTGTCCGGCCCGCTGAACACCGCCGCGCTCGTCGAGCGGGTGTCGAGCAGCGATGTGGTGCTCGTGTTGCACGAGGCCGCCGGGGCGCTCTTCACCGAGTTGACGGAACCGCCACTGGCCCAGGCGGATTCGATCATGTTGGTCATCGGTCCCGAGGGTGGCATCACCGACGACGAGATCGCCGCGCTGGCGGCGGCCGGCGCCCGCGCCGTGCGTCTGGGGCCGACCGTGCTGCGCACCTCGACCGCGGCCGCGGTGGCCCTCGGGGCGCTCGGCGCGCTGACACCGCGCTGGGGCTAG
- a CDS encoding GGDEF domain-containing protein has protein sequence MIRTLRAWSRQPDHYYWITALIAARGGEAATARVVSVLVASLAFLPITMVFSPSGPHGVRDMTVSVLAALAAIGTALWWRRAHWPTRRQSLVLVTIISVAVVVIALVQSNPVSGIFATFAFAGIGGYLVVFHSVRYVFVILALSALTGTIPMLRLAAAGDPVWGITMVIAVLIIILSAAAGCQAFVSVLGHQARDANIEPITGLLHRDAFYDAAGTFIASRSRFDDRHLVIVVVSLDNFPLLAGTRAVTARIAAGQAMRETTRRDAVVAHVADSEFLVADSFAAPDATALVERIRSAIRATPMRLTTSIGVVSTPMGGLADCPPYDLLDELIALAADAMHEARRAGGNRAKCVVCDRPACLDRFPDSAEDLS, from the coding sequence ATGATTCGGACCCTGCGTGCCTGGTCGCGCCAGCCCGATCATTACTACTGGATCACCGCGTTGATCGCCGCCCGCGGCGGGGAGGCGGCCACCGCGCGGGTGGTGTCGGTGCTGGTCGCCAGCCTGGCGTTTCTGCCGATCACGATGGTCTTCTCCCCCTCGGGACCGCACGGCGTGCGCGACATGACCGTCTCGGTGCTCGCCGCCCTGGCCGCCATCGGGACCGCGCTGTGGTGGCGACGGGCCCATTGGCCGACCCGACGCCAGTCGCTGGTGTTGGTGACCATCATCTCGGTCGCGGTCGTCGTGATCGCGCTGGTGCAGTCCAACCCGGTCAGCGGAATCTTCGCCACGTTCGCCTTCGCCGGGATCGGCGGCTACCTGGTGGTCTTTCACAGCGTCCGGTACGTGTTCGTCATCCTCGCGCTGAGTGCGCTCACCGGGACCATCCCGATGTTGCGACTGGCGGCGGCCGGTGATCCGGTGTGGGGAATCACCATGGTGATCGCGGTGCTGATCATCATCCTGTCGGCGGCGGCGGGCTGTCAGGCCTTCGTGAGCGTGCTCGGGCACCAGGCCCGCGACGCAAACATCGAGCCGATCACCGGTCTGCTGCACCGTGACGCGTTCTATGACGCGGCCGGCACGTTCATCGCCTCCCGCAGCCGGTTCGACGATCGGCACCTGGTGATCGTGGTGGTGAGCCTCGACAACTTCCCGTTGCTGGCGGGAACGCGTGCGGTGACCGCACGGATCGCGGCCGGCCAGGCCATGCGCGAGACCACCCGCCGCGACGCCGTCGTCGCGCACGTCGCCGACAGCGAGTTCCTGGTCGCCGACAGTTTCGCCGCCCCCGATGCCACCGCGCTGGTGGAGCGGATTCGCAGCGCCATCCGGGCCACCCCGATGCGGCTGACGACGAGTATCGGCGTGGTGTCCACCCCGATGGGCGGGCTGGCGGACTGCCCGCCCTATGACCTGCTCGACGAGCTGATCGCACTGGCCGCCGACGCGATGCACGAGGCCCGCCGCGCCGGCGGCAATCGGGCCAAGTGCGTGGTCTGCGACCGCCCGGCGTGTCTGGACCGCTTCCCCGACAGCGCCGAGGATCTCAGCTAG
- the hrcA gene encoding heat-inducible transcriptional repressor HrcA yields the protein MSSADDRRFEVLRAIVADFVSTKEPIGSKSLVERHNLGVSSATIRNDMAVLEAEGYIAQPHTSSGRVPTEKGYREFVDRLDHVKPMSVPERRAILTFLESGVDLDDVLRRSVRLLAQLTRQVAVVQYPTLSSSTVRHIEVVALTPARLLLVVITDSGRVDQRIAELGDPIDEHQLSQLRDLLGKALDGKKLAAASVAVADLASQLDGTGGLGDAVGRSATVLLESLVEHREERLLTGGTANLTTNTADFGGSLKSVLEALEEQVVVLKLLAAQQEAGKVTVRIGHEAQVASGAEQMAGTSVVSTTYGTMDTVYGGMGVLGPTRMDYPGTMASVAAVALYIGEVLGTR from the coding sequence ATGAGCAGTGCCGACGATCGTCGCTTCGAAGTGCTTCGCGCCATCGTCGCCGACTTCGTGTCCACCAAGGAGCCCATCGGGTCCAAGTCCTTGGTCGAGCGGCACAACCTCGGCGTGTCCAGCGCGACCATCCGCAACGACATGGCGGTCCTGGAGGCCGAGGGTTACATCGCCCAGCCGCACACCAGCTCCGGGCGGGTCCCCACCGAGAAGGGCTACCGCGAGTTCGTCGACCGCCTCGACCACGTCAAGCCGATGTCGGTACCGGAGCGCCGCGCGATCCTGACCTTCCTGGAATCCGGCGTCGACCTCGACGACGTGCTGCGCCGCTCGGTGCGGTTGCTGGCGCAGCTCACCCGCCAGGTCGCCGTGGTGCAATATCCGACGCTGTCGTCGTCGACCGTGCGCCACATCGAGGTGGTGGCCCTGACCCCGGCCCGGCTGCTGCTGGTGGTCATCACGGACTCCGGCCGCGTCGACCAGCGCATCGCCGAACTCGGCGACCCCATCGACGAACATCAGCTCAGCCAGCTGCGCGACCTGCTCGGCAAGGCGCTCGACGGCAAGAAGCTGGCCGCGGCGTCGGTCGCGGTCGCCGACCTGGCGAGCCAACTCGACGGCACCGGCGGGCTCGGCGACGCCGTCGGCCGCTCGGCGACGGTGTTGCTGGAATCGCTGGTCGAGCACCGTGAGGAACGTCTCCTCACGGGCGGAACGGCGAACCTGACGACCAACACCGCCGATTTCGGCGGCTCGCTGAAATCGGTGCTCGAAGCGCTCGAAGAGCAGGTCGTGGTGCTCAAGCTGCTCGCGGCCCAACAGGAGGCCGGCAAGGTCACCGTGCGCATCGGGCACGAGGCTCAGGTGGCCTCCGGTGCCGAGCAAATGGCCGGGACGTCGGTGGTGTCGACGACATACGGCACAATGGACACGGTCTACGGCGGCATGGGCGTGCTCGGACCAACCCGGATGGACTATCCGGGAACCATGGCCAGCGTCGCTGCAGTTGCTCTTTACATCGGTGAGGTTTTGGGCACCCGTTAA